The Candidatus Angelobacter sp. genomic interval CTTCAAGATGAACTTCCCCGAGATCGTGGACATCGCGCTGCCGGCCGAAGGCGTCTTCCATAACCTCGTCTTCGTGAGCATCAAGAAGACCTACCCGATGCAGGCCTACAAAATCATGCACGGCCTCTGGGGCATGGGCCAGATGATGTTCACCAAATACATCATCGTGGTGGACGACGACGTGGACGTGCACAACACCAGCGAAGTCCTCTTCCGCCTTTGCGCCAACACCGATCCGCAACGCGACAGCATCTTCACCAAAGGCCCGTCCGACGTGCTCGACCACGCCACCAGCGAAATCGCCATCGGCAGCAAACTCGGCATCGACGCGACGAAGAAAATTTCCGGCGAAGGCTTCAAACGCCCCTGGCCGCCGCTCATCAAGATGGATGCCGCCGTGAAGGCGAAGGTGGAAAGGATTTTTGGAGACGTTGCGTGAACCCGCGACGTTGGCTGCGAACAATCCCGAGCCGGCGCGGCAACGCGCGGCATCGGCCAATCCCAAAGGGATTGCGTCCTCCAGCCCAAGGTTGCGAGGCACGAGCTACCTTGGGTCACGATTCACGAATGGAATCCAACCGCAACGCGGTTGTGACCAAAACCATTCGTTTGGCGTCGCGACGAATTTGCCGCAACCGCGTTGCGGTTGTTCCCGTTTTGCCATGTTCACCCAAGGTAGGCGCGGTCGCGCCAACCTTGGGCTTTGGGCCGCAGCCCCGTTGGGGCTGGCGAGAGAAAGCAAAGGCGGAGAAATTTTCCAACCCTTAACAGCATCGTGAAAACTCTTCTGCTCCTCGAAGACAACGACGACCGAATCGCCGCATTTGAATCCATTCTTCGTGAACTCGGCGAAGAATGGCAAATGCGTGTCTGGCGTGACGCACCGACGATGCTAGCCGAGAGTGAGGAATTCTTCGACAACACCCATCTTGTTTCGCTCGACCACGATTTGAATCCGCGGCCCGGCGCGACCCGCGACCCAGGCACTGGTCTTGACGTGGCAAAGTTGCTCGCGAGCCACTTTCCGTTTTGCCCTGTCATCATCCACTCCACAAACGCAGACCGAGCATGGTCAATGCACAACGATTTGAGATTTGCGGGTTGGACTGTGGATCGGGTCGGACCAATCGGTGACGATTGGGTTGGCAAGCTTTGGCTTCCGAAAGCACGCGAGATGCTGGCGCAGTCGCCTCGACGCGACGTTTTTCGGCGACCATCGGATTATTCCGCGCGGATGCCGCGCACTCTGCTTTCGCTGGAAGGGCTCGCCATCGGCGACGCTGTTGGCGAGATGCTCGCATATCGTCATGCAGATGCGGCTCGAATCATCGAGCGCGGATTGCCTTCCGGGCCGTGGTTTCACACCGACGATACGGAGATGGCGCTCTCGATTGTCGAAGTGCTGAAGCTCTACGGTCACATTCATCAGGACGCACTCGCCCGCCGTTTTGCTTGGCGATTCGAGCGTGAACCCAACCGAGGTTACGGGAGCATGACGCGAATGCAGATGAACGAAATCATTCGTGGCGGCAATTGGCGTCAGGGCGCGGCTTCTGCGTTTGGTGGGCAAGGCTCGATGGGAAACGGCGGCGCAATGCGGGTCGCTCCGCTCGGTGCTTACTTCGCAGATGATTTACCTCGCATTGTAGAAGAAGCGCGAGCATCTGCGCTCGTCACTCACACTCACACCGAAGGCGTTGCTGGCACGATAGCCGTCGCTGTCGCCGCCGCGATGGCTTGGCGGTTGCGAGAAGATAATTCGCCAACGCGCGCGACCAAACTATTCGAGGCTGTTCTTGACTCCACGCCTGGGAGCAAAGTCCGTCGCGGTATTCTCGTTGCATCGCAAATACCGGCGACAATTCCGGTCGAGGCTGTCGCAAAAGCTCTCGGCAATGGTTCACTCGTGACTGCGCCAGACACTGTTCCGTTCGCGCTATGGTGTGCTGCCCATCACCTCGACAACTACGTTGAATCTCTCGCATTGACGATTTCAGGTGGTGGAGACTGCGACACAGATGCCGCGATTGTTGGCGGAATTGTCGCGCTGTCCGTGGGTCACGGCGGAATTCGTGCCGATTGGCGGAAGGAGAAAGAACCGTTTCCACCCAATCTACGCTGATGATGCGTTCGCCAGTTCGAGAATCCCAACGGGATTCCGTCCCAAAGCCCAGGGTTGCGATGCACGAGCACCAACGCGAAGCGTTTAATCGTATCTGTTGTTCTGTTTTCCCCTGGGTCACCGTCCGCCAATCATTTTCAACCGCAACGCGGTTGTGGCCATTCCCGTCCGTCAATCGCGCGCGACATTTCGCCGCAACCACGTTGCGGCCGATTCGTTTTCGTCGTACGCGCGCAAACGGCCAGAACCTCGTTAAGGTTTGTTGAATTGGTTTGACTCGTAACCCAACGTAGCGGCGTTGCCGCAACGTTGGGCTGGAGGCCGATGCCCCGTTGGGGCATCCTCAATCGCGTTATGCCACAATCCCTTTCCGCCGTTTACATTCATCTCGTCTTCTCCACCAAAGACCGACGGCCGTTCCTGCGCGACAAACCCACGCGTGACGCGCTCCATTCGTATCTCGGCGGCATCTCCAAACAACTCGATTGTCCACCCATCCTCGTCGGCGGCGTGGAAGACCACGTCCATCTGCTCGCGCGCTTCGGGCGCACCATCACGCAGGCTGAATGGGTGAAGGAATTGAAACGCGTCTCGAACCTCTGGCTGAAGGAACGCGGTCGCGATTACGCCGACTTCGAGTGGCAAGGCGGCTACGCGGATTTTTCCGTGAGCCAATCCAATCTCGAACCGGTGAAGCAATACATCGCCGGACAGGAAGAGCATCACCGCAAGATCGGATTCCAAGACGAGTTGCGCGCGTTGTTGCGCAAGCACGAGATTGAGTGGGATGAGAAATACGTTTGGGACTAAAGCTCCCGAACTCGCACGTTGCGGAACTTCACGAATCCGGCAAAGCCCCCACCCTCAGTGGCGTGTGGCCATTGAAAGCTGATCGGACCCGCTTCTTTCCACGCCGCCTCCGACGGGCCGGCGGGGTTGTCGGTGACGTCGCAGATCTTCGTCCCGTTCAAGGTGACCTGGAGACGCGCGCCCTTGAAGGAGATCTCGACATGGTTCCAATCCTCCTTCTTGCGGAGATTGGGGAACTTCTCATCGCCCGTGTCGAGCCAGAGGACGTTTCCTCTGATGGCTTTGGGATGCACACGGTGGACGACGACGCCAATGAACTCTCCAGCCTCTCGACGCC includes:
- a CDS encoding ADP-ribosylglycohydrolase family protein gives rise to the protein MKTLLLLEDNDDRIAAFESILRELGEEWQMRVWRDAPTMLAESEEFFDNTHLVSLDHDLNPRPGATRDPGTGLDVAKLLASHFPFCPVIIHSTNADRAWSMHNDLRFAGWTVDRVGPIGDDWVGKLWLPKAREMLAQSPRRDVFRRPSDYSARMPRTLLSLEGLAIGDAVGEMLAYRHADAARIIERGLPSGPWFHTDDTEMALSIVEVLKLYGHIHQDALARRFAWRFEREPNRGYGSMTRMQMNEIIRGGNWRQGAASAFGGQGSMGNGGAMRVAPLGAYFADDLPRIVEEARASALVTHTHTEGVAGTIAVAVAAAMAWRLREDNSPTRATKLFEAVLDSTPGSKVRRGILVASQIPATIPVEAVAKALGNGSLVTAPDTVPFALWCAAHHLDNYVESLALTISGGGDCDTDAAIVGGIVALSVGHGGIRADWRKEKEPFPPNLR
- a CDS encoding transposase; its protein translation is MPQSLSAVYIHLVFSTKDRRPFLRDKPTRDALHSYLGGISKQLDCPPILVGGVEDHVHLLARFGRTITQAEWVKELKRVSNLWLKERGRDYADFEWQGGYADFSVSQSNLEPVKQYIAGQEEHHRKIGFQDELRALLRKHEIEWDEKYVWD